From a single Paenibacillus sp. FSL W8-0426 genomic region:
- a CDS encoding penicillin-binding transpeptidase domain-containing protein, whose product MIKKIKMRTLLIGGCITLFFLVLIIRIFFIQVVNGDTWQAEASSLIDREKTIKASRGTIMDRNGNVLATDAPAYIVSVNPKLINKLGIEDVVTTELSKILGKKESEMRTLVTAKKPNSDEFYEQREVRSEGFKIGPELAAKVNDLRKQLQENYKAENAIVMAQVSKRYYPEENLASHLLGYMNLEGKAVNGLEVSYDDKLTGIDGFLHYQKDAKGVQLPNSKENYQPPQNGHNLKLTIDDTIQYYIQEAMKEAVAKYNPLSMTVIAADPNTMEILGMANWPDFNPNTYWNASDQRNFVNHAVQSIYEPGSTFKIVTLAGAVEEKLFDPNATFESKRIVIGGYPISDNGHAYGRISYLEGVKRSSNVAFVNLGYSMLGGDRLRKYIDNFGFGVKTGIDLPNESASPIKPLVYKSEIAAAAYGHGLVQVTPIQQVAAISAIANGGKLLEPHLVKEIINPNDGTSEVIKPKEVRQVISAESSKLVSGYLEQVVADQIIGTGRNAYIEGYRVAGKTGTARKVINGQYSKSKDVVSFIGFAPVNNPKIAVLVVIDQPEGTNIGGGAAAAPVFKKIVSQTLQYMGVPKDTAKTKSKTDAPVVQAKAPDLTGKAAKQARTTLLNSGIAYVTLGQGENVIRQYPAAGASMNPGQRVYLLTEESSKMKVPDLTGESLRDAMEVLSLMKVGVTVKGEGYVVEQKEQVAGEQRTVQLTLQSAKAAVTGIEDEAPESSGTPTSSENDDASNSEQADQEKETQTQTTDSSQTENGDAASDSQSTDTSLP is encoded by the coding sequence ATGATTAAAAAAATTAAAATGCGAACGCTGCTTATAGGGGGATGTATAACCCTCTTTTTTCTTGTACTGATCATTCGAATTTTTTTCATTCAAGTGGTGAACGGTGATACATGGCAGGCTGAAGCCTCTTCGCTGATCGACCGGGAGAAGACCATAAAGGCATCCCGCGGCACGATTATGGACCGGAATGGCAACGTTCTGGCCACCGATGCGCCTGCCTATATCGTTTCCGTCAATCCCAAATTGATCAATAAACTCGGGATCGAAGATGTGGTAACGACCGAGCTGTCCAAAATTTTGGGCAAAAAAGAAAGTGAAATGCGCACTTTGGTGACCGCGAAAAAGCCGAACAGCGACGAGTTTTACGAGCAGCGTGAAGTGCGGAGCGAAGGGTTCAAGATCGGCCCCGAACTTGCGGCCAAAGTGAATGATTTGCGGAAACAGCTGCAGGAGAACTACAAAGCGGAGAATGCAATCGTCATGGCGCAGGTATCCAAGCGATACTACCCCGAGGAAAATCTGGCTTCCCATTTGCTTGGTTATATGAACCTCGAGGGAAAAGCTGTCAACGGGCTTGAAGTCTCATACGATGACAAGCTTACTGGTATCGACGGGTTTTTGCATTATCAAAAGGATGCCAAGGGCGTGCAGCTTCCCAATTCGAAGGAGAACTACCAGCCTCCGCAAAACGGGCACAATCTGAAGCTGACCATTGACGATACGATCCAGTATTACATTCAGGAAGCGATGAAAGAGGCCGTGGCAAAGTATAACCCGCTCAGCATGACCGTCATTGCGGCCGATCCGAACACGATGGAAATACTGGGCATGGCCAACTGGCCGGATTTTAATCCAAATACGTATTGGAATGCCTCGGATCAAAGAAACTTTGTCAATCACGCCGTCCAGTCGATTTACGAGCCGGGATCTACGTTCAAAATCGTTACGCTTGCGGGCGCCGTGGAAGAAAAACTGTTCGATCCCAATGCGACCTTTGAGTCCAAACGGATCGTCATCGGCGGATATCCCATCAGTGACAATGGGCACGCTTATGGGCGCATTTCATACCTGGAAGGGGTCAAACGTTCAAGTAACGTCGCTTTCGTCAATCTGGGTTACAGCATGCTCGGCGGCGATCGGTTGCGGAAATACATTGATAATTTCGGTTTTGGCGTCAAAACAGGCATCGACCTGCCCAATGAGTCGGCATCACCGATCAAACCGCTCGTGTACAAATCGGAAATCGCGGCCGCGGCGTATGGACACGGCCTCGTGCAAGTAACGCCAATCCAGCAAGTGGCCGCCATCTCGGCTATAGCCAATGGAGGCAAGCTGCTGGAGCCGCATTTGGTCAAAGAGATCATCAATCCGAATGACGGCACTTCCGAAGTGATCAAACCGAAGGAAGTCCGCCAAGTTATTTCAGCGGAGTCTTCCAAACTGGTGAGCGGTTATTTGGAACAGGTTGTAGCAGACCAGATTATCGGAACCGGACGAAACGCCTACATTGAAGGGTACCGTGTCGCAGGCAAGACGGGTACGGCCAGAAAAGTCATCAATGGGCAGTATAGCAAATCCAAAGATGTCGTATCGTTTATCGGATTTGCGCCTGTCAATAATCCGAAAATCGCCGTATTAGTCGTTATCGACCAGCCTGAAGGGACCAATATCGGCGGCGGTGCCGCTGCAGCACCTGTTTTCAAAAAAATCGTGAGCCAAACTTTGCAGTATATGGGTGTACCGAAAGATACGGCGAAAACGAAATCGAAAACCGACGCTCCTGTCGTTCAAGCCAAAGCCCCTGATCTGACAGGAAAAGCGGCGAAACAAGCCAGAACGACACTGCTCAATTCGGGCATCGCCTATGTAACGCTGGGCCAAGGAGAGAACGTGATTCGACAGTACCCCGCTGCGGGCGCCTCGATGAATCCGGGACAGCGTGTCTATCTGCTTACCGAAGAGAGCAGCAAAATGAAAGTACCTGATCTGACGGGAGAATCGCTCAGAGACGCCATGGAAGTGCTGTCGCTCATGAAGGTGGGCGTTACGGTCAAAGGCGAAGGGTATGTCGTTGAACAGAAAGAGCAAGTGGCAGGAGAACAGCGAACGGTGCAGCTCACGCTGCAATCGGCCAAAGCAGCAGTCACCGGGATCGAGGACGAAGCACCGGAATCTTCGGGTACGCCAACATCGTCCGAAAACGACGACGCGAGCAATTCGGAGCAGGCGGATCAAGAGAAGGAAACGCAGACGCAAACGACGGATTCGTCTCAAACCGAGAATGGAGATGCAGCGTCCGATTCGCAGTCCACAGATACCTCGCTGCCATAA